The Burkholderia pyrrocinia genome includes a region encoding these proteins:
- a CDS encoding helix-turn-helix transcriptional regulator, translating to METRWAPQESQATSDEADIGVADFSELMARIYQGPLETPPWAGALELVRRWLQANYVTLILRAAASDRRAPLSVHASEFGPVVPGEGEASYNNYYYSLDPFVGLPADRVVTVDEVFGDTGWLSSELYKQFLKPQDVRYILGADLRTSSGVECRFRVCRNHASKQFSARDKAICALLLPHLKRAVELHSRLDTAEVERSIYANAINRMQIGTITLDENGTIIDLNSVADEILKQNNGLTIARGTIEATDAQENRTLKRLIRHAVMGHHGTAAATVEAMPITRSFDKPRLGLLVRTVLLSDWSEDNKRRPAVTLFLRDPDRKPQGAQEIIRKLFDLTPAETSLALLLTNGLTLEEAAEESGISKNTARTHLRAIFSKTGVTRQATLVRILLGSVVPLG from the coding sequence ATGGAGACGAGATGGGCTCCGCAAGAGAGCCAGGCAACAAGTGACGAGGCCGACATCGGCGTCGCGGATTTCAGCGAGCTGATGGCGCGCATCTACCAGGGGCCGCTGGAAACGCCGCCGTGGGCGGGTGCGCTCGAACTGGTCCGTCGCTGGCTGCAGGCGAACTACGTGACGCTGATCCTGCGCGCGGCCGCGAGCGACCGCCGCGCGCCGCTGTCCGTGCACGCATCGGAATTCGGCCCGGTCGTCCCGGGCGAGGGCGAGGCTTCGTACAACAACTACTACTATTCGCTCGACCCGTTCGTCGGCCTGCCGGCCGATCGCGTGGTCACGGTCGACGAGGTGTTCGGCGATACGGGCTGGCTGTCGAGCGAGCTGTACAAGCAGTTCCTGAAGCCGCAGGACGTGCGCTATATCCTCGGCGCCGACCTGCGCACGTCGTCGGGCGTCGAGTGCCGGTTCCGCGTGTGCCGCAACCATGCGTCCAAGCAGTTCTCTGCGCGCGACAAGGCGATCTGCGCGCTGCTGCTGCCGCACCTGAAGCGCGCGGTCGAACTGCATTCGCGGCTCGACACGGCCGAGGTCGAACGCTCGATCTACGCGAACGCGATCAACCGGATGCAGATCGGCACGATCACGCTCGACGAGAACGGCACGATCATCGACCTGAACAGCGTCGCCGACGAGATCCTCAAGCAGAACAACGGTCTGACGATTGCGCGCGGCACGATCGAGGCGACCGACGCACAGGAGAACCGCACGCTGAAGCGGCTGATCCGCCACGCGGTGATGGGACACCACGGCACGGCTGCGGCGACCGTCGAGGCGATGCCGATCACGCGCAGCTTCGACAAGCCGCGGCTCGGGCTGCTGGTGCGCACGGTGCTGCTGTCCGACTGGTCGGAGGACAACAAGCGGCGGCCGGCCGTCACGCTGTTCCTGCGCGACCCCGACCGCAAACCGCAGGGCGCACAGGAAATCATCCGCAAGCTGTTCGACCTGACGCCTGCCGAGACGTCGCTCGCGCTGCTGCTGACGAACGGGCTGACGCTCGAGGAAGCGGCGGAGGAATCGGGGATCAGCAAGAACACGGCGCGCACGCACCTGCGTGCGATCTTCTCGAAGACGGGCGTCACGCGCCAGGCGACGCTCGTGCGGATCCTGCTCGGGAGTGTGGTGCCGCTCGGGTAA
- a CDS encoding adenylate/guanylate cyclase domain-containing protein, whose protein sequence is MRCTKCGSENPTGASFCQECQAALSHTCPHCGHEVEPAARFCSNCGTSLVTPASAPPLFRPSGQEPPPTPIHYTPDHLAERIRAEHAAMEARGEPAGERKTVTALFADMAGSTALIHDLDPEVAHRLIGPVVELMMEAVHYYEGYVAKSLGDGILALFGAPIAHEDHAQRALFAALRMQQAMRQHGDRIRLQEGIPLQIRVGVHTGEVVVRSIRTDDLHTDYDPLGHTIHIASRIEGIATPTSILVSESTHKLAEGYFEFNALGATQLKGIPAPLCVYEVLGLGALRTRLQLAAQRGLARFVGRETEMEHLNRALETMRAGRGRVVGVVGEAGVGKSRLFHEFKERSRRGALVLETFSVSHGKAFPNLPLIELLKNYFQITTQDDERRCREKVIGKALTLERSFEDLVPYVLYLLGIGEGGSVLVEMDPQIRRDRTFDAIRQLLARESQNQPIHLLFEDLQWLDRETEAFLTYLIDHVPDSRILLLVNYRPEYQPAWAGAVHCSKIRLEPLGPSDAQGLLAALLGEDRTLVPLKQLILDKTEGNPFFMEEVVQTLVEEKSLLGDAGRYRIVETPATLHIPTTVQGVLAARIDRLPIEEKELLQALAVIGHEFPFSLIRRICGEESARDDELRRLLAHLEAAEFIYERPAFPEVNYSFKHALTQEVAGRSLLTERRTTLHERAAQAIEVLFPTRIADYCSELAHHYSQSGNIPKAVEYLHRTAQQALRHAAHHDAMDHLGTALALLKRLPDTPMHAHWELTLLLSLGPVLMDVRGYGATEVGAIYTRALELCERTGEVSQRFATQLGLRIHHLVRGEYAIATDLGNQMLGTARDANDPGLLIEAHSALGACFFLQGDFGAARAHLEQAIAIYDPEQHQAHVFAHGVDPGIRALNFLVLTLWYQGYPDQALKRSVEALALAQALSYGPSLAFSLTYSANLHQLRREPMLAGERAEAVITVSTEHGLPYWLAWGTLLRGWAMSAQGNIQDGIAQMRLGLDAQRAAGGEDQRPYSLALLADSYWRAGDKRAALDMLEEAMAIVEKSGEHCYEAELYRLTGIYLASGASKEGTASECDDEAVGCFHRAIARARRQGARALELRAASDLARLLQRQGKTVEAKQALSEVYTCFTEGFATSDLREAKALLDALDARTG, encoded by the coding sequence ATGCGCTGCACAAAATGCGGGTCCGAGAATCCTACTGGTGCGAGCTTCTGCCAGGAATGTCAGGCCGCGCTGTCCCACACTTGTCCGCATTGTGGGCATGAGGTAGAGCCGGCGGCCCGCTTCTGCAGCAATTGCGGGACGTCGCTGGTTACACCTGCGTCTGCGCCGCCACTGTTTCGACCATCGGGCCAGGAGCCGCCGCCAACCCCCATTCATTACACGCCGGATCATCTTGCCGAACGGATCCGTGCCGAACACGCGGCCATGGAAGCGCGCGGCGAGCCCGCTGGCGAGCGCAAGACCGTTACCGCGCTGTTTGCCGACATGGCCGGGTCGACCGCTTTGATCCACGATCTCGATCCCGAAGTGGCGCATCGCTTGATCGGGCCCGTGGTCGAGCTAATGATGGAAGCTGTCCACTACTATGAAGGTTACGTAGCAAAATCGCTCGGCGATGGCATCCTCGCGCTGTTCGGCGCACCGATCGCCCACGAAGACCATGCACAGCGAGCGCTCTTCGCTGCATTGCGAATGCAGCAAGCGATGCGGCAGCATGGCGACCGCATCCGCCTGCAGGAAGGCATTCCCCTGCAAATTCGCGTTGGGGTTCATACCGGCGAGGTCGTCGTCCGTTCTATCCGAACCGACGACTTGCACACCGATTATGATCCGCTCGGGCATACGATCCATATCGCGTCGCGAATCGAGGGAATCGCCACGCCCACGTCAATTCTCGTCAGTGAGTCCACCCACAAGCTGGCCGAAGGCTATTTCGAATTCAATGCGCTGGGGGCCACGCAACTCAAGGGTATTCCCGCGCCGCTGTGCGTATACGAGGTGCTTGGCTTGGGCGCGTTACGCACGCGCCTGCAACTGGCGGCGCAGCGTGGTCTCGCGCGGTTCGTTGGCCGTGAAACGGAAATGGAACACCTGAACCGGGCACTGGAGACCATGAGGGCCGGGCGTGGGCGCGTGGTCGGCGTTGTGGGGGAGGCCGGCGTCGGAAAATCTCGCCTTTTCCACGAGTTCAAAGAGCGTTCCCGACGTGGCGCGCTGGTGCTGGAGACGTTTTCGGTATCGCACGGCAAGGCGTTTCCTAATTTGCCGCTCATCGAACTCCTGAAGAACTATTTCCAGATCACAACGCAGGACGACGAGCGGCGCTGCCGGGAAAAGGTCATCGGCAAGGCGCTCACGCTCGAGCGCAGTTTCGAGGACCTCGTGCCATACGTCCTTTATCTGCTTGGAATTGGTGAAGGCGGGTCGGTACTCGTCGAGATGGATCCGCAGATCCGGCGCGACCGTACCTTCGACGCGATCAGGCAGCTTCTCGCGCGAGAGAGCCAAAATCAGCCGATCCATTTGCTGTTCGAGGATCTGCAATGGCTGGACCGTGAAACAGAAGCCTTCCTCACCTACTTGATCGACCACGTGCCGGACTCACGAATACTGTTGTTGGTGAACTATCGGCCCGAGTATCAGCCCGCGTGGGCCGGTGCGGTTCATTGCAGCAAAATCCGACTCGAACCGCTTGGCCCATCCGATGCTCAAGGACTGCTCGCGGCGCTGCTCGGCGAGGATCGCACGCTCGTGCCGCTAAAGCAGCTCATTCTCGACAAGACGGAGGGCAACCCGTTTTTCATGGAGGAAGTGGTCCAGACGCTTGTGGAAGAGAAGTCGCTGCTCGGCGATGCCGGGCGTTATCGCATCGTGGAGACCCCGGCGACGCTGCACATTCCTACCACCGTGCAGGGCGTGCTGGCCGCTCGAATCGACCGGCTTCCCATCGAGGAAAAGGAACTGCTACAGGCGCTCGCGGTGATAGGCCACGAGTTTCCGTTCAGCCTGATCCGGCGAATTTGCGGTGAGGAATCGGCGCGGGACGATGAACTGCGTCGCCTGCTCGCCCATCTGGAAGCTGCGGAGTTCATTTACGAGCGGCCCGCTTTTCCCGAGGTCAATTATTCATTCAAACACGCGCTGACTCAGGAAGTGGCTGGGCGCTCGTTGCTCACGGAGCGGCGCACCACGCTGCACGAGCGCGCCGCGCAGGCGATCGAGGTGCTGTTTCCAACGCGTATAGCCGATTACTGCAGCGAACTTGCGCACCACTATAGTCAGAGCGGAAACATTCCCAAGGCTGTCGAATACCTGCATCGTACCGCTCAGCAGGCGTTACGCCATGCGGCCCATCACGATGCCATGGACCACCTCGGCACGGCGCTTGCGCTACTGAAGCGCTTGCCGGACACACCTATGCATGCGCATTGGGAGCTGACACTGCTGCTTTCCCTTGGGCCGGTCTTGATGGACGTGCGTGGGTATGGCGCGACGGAGGTGGGCGCGATCTATACGCGCGCGCTCGAGCTGTGCGAGCGGACGGGTGAGGTATCGCAACGCTTTGCGACGCAGTTGGGATTGCGGATACACCACCTGGTGCGCGGCGAGTATGCCATCGCGACCGATCTGGGCAACCAGATGCTCGGTACCGCCCGGGATGCGAATGATCCGGGCTTGCTCATTGAGGCACATAGTGCACTGGGCGCGTGCTTTTTTCTGCAAGGCGATTTCGGCGCTGCTCGCGCACACCTGGAACAAGCCATTGCGATCTACGATCCGGAGCAACATCAGGCACACGTATTCGCACACGGCGTGGATCCTGGCATTCGGGCGCTCAATTTCCTTGTGTTGACTTTGTGGTATCAGGGATATCCGGACCAAGCGCTCAAACGCAGCGTTGAGGCACTCGCGCTCGCACAGGCTCTTTCTTATGGGCCATCTCTGGCGTTCAGTCTTACCTACTCAGCCAACTTGCACCAACTGCGGAGGGAGCCGATGCTCGCCGGTGAGCGCGCAGAAGCGGTCATTACCGTATCGACCGAGCACGGATTGCCGTACTGGCTCGCGTGGGGGACGCTTCTGCGAGGCTGGGCGATGAGCGCGCAAGGAAACATCCAGGACGGCATCGCGCAGATGCGGCTGGGCCTCGACGCGCAGCGGGCAGCTGGCGGCGAAGACCAGCGGCCTTATTCTCTCGCGTTGCTCGCCGACAGTTACTGGCGTGCGGGTGACAAGCGGGCAGCACTAGACATGCTGGAAGAGGCTATGGCGATCGTCGAGAAATCCGGTGAGCATTGCTACGAGGCCGAGCTGTACCGGCTCACGGGAATCTACCTGGCTAGCGGGGCGAGCAAGGAAGGCACTGCATCTGAATGCGATGACGAAGCGGTAGGCTGTTTTCACCGAGCGATCGCGCGAGCGCGTCGGCAGGGTGCCAGAGCGCTGGAATTGCGAGCAGCGTCAGACCTCGCTCGGCTATTGCAACGGCAGGGGAAGACCGTGGAGGCAAAGCAAGCGCTGTCCGAGGTGTACACCTGCTTCACGGAAGGCTTCGCTACGAGCGACCTGCGAGAGGCGAAAGCGCTGCTGGATGCATTGGACGCGCGCACAGGATGA